DNA sequence from the Candidatus Latescibacterota bacterium genome:
CACCATCTATGATATGTGCAAGGCTGTGGACAAATCCATGACGGTCTGCGAGATCAGGCTTGTAAGCAAGAAGAAGGAAAAGAAGTGAAAAAGAGATTCAGGGTATTGTCGGTGAATATATCCGCCGAAAAGGGGACCGTGAAAAAACCGGCCGATGAGGCAAGGGTCATCGCCGGGCAGGGGATGAAGGATGACGCTCACGCGGGGGACTGGCACAGGCAGGTCTCCCTTCTCGCCATAGAGGACATCGATACGATGCGGGCGAAGTTACCCGAGATCTCTCCCGGGGATTTTGCGGAAAATATCACTACTGAGGGAGTCGATCTCCCGTCACTTCCGGTGGGCACCGTCCTCTCTATTGGAGATGTAAAGCTTGAAGTGACGCAGATCGGAAAGGACTGCCACGCGGGCTGCGAGATACTGGCGAAGACCGGCGAATGTGTGATGCCGAAGAGAGGCATCTTTGCAAGGGTGCTTGAAGGTGGGGTGATCTCAAGTGAAAGTGCTGGTTCTTACGATATCTGACAGGGCTTCCAGGGGAGAGTACGAGGACCTTTCCGGGCCGGCCGTGGAAAAGATCCTTCTGGAAGGTATGGAAGACACCATCGTGGAGAGGTCGATCGTTTCAGATGACGGGCCTGCTATCGAAAACGTTCTCAGGGCTTCGGGGACCTTCGACATCATACTCACCACAGGGGGGACCGGCCTCGGACCCCGCGACGTCACTCCGGAAGCTACTCAGCGGGTCTGTGACAGGATCATTCCCGGGATAGGAGAATATCTGCGCGGCGAATCTTTTCGTGAGACGAAGTCGGCCGTTTTGTCGAGGGGAACAGCCGGGATGATCGGAAAGACAATAGTGGTAAACATGCCCGGTTCTGTAAAAGGCGCTTTGTTCTGCGCCGGGCTTCTTGTCGATATTCTTCCCCACGCCCTGGCTATGGCCAGGGGAGAAGGTCACTGACATGGAACCGGCCAGGCATCGTGCCAGCTTCCGATTCTACGCGGAACTGAACGATTTTCTTCCCGCTCAGAGACGGCAACGACCCTTCGATTATTCTTTTGGTGGAAGGCCGGGGATCAAGGATGCCGTAGAGGCAATCGGAGCGCCGCATCCCGAGGTTGATCTTATAATCGTAAACGGCGTGTCGGTCGATTTCAGCTATAGACTTTCTGACGGTGATGTAGTTTCGGTCTATCCTGTATTCGAGGCTCTCGATATTACTCCGATTGTCCGACTCAGGCCGACACCCCTGCGGGAAACATGTTTTATACTCGATGTCCATCTTGGAAAACTCGTCCGCAGGCTCAGGCTTCTGGGGTTTGACTGCGCGTACGACAGCCAGGCGGACGACCGGGAGATAATCACCCGCTCGATCTCTGAACACCGCATAATCCTTACCAGGGATGTTGCCATGTTGAAGTCCGGGGATGTGACGCACGGATGCTGGGTCCGGGCGACCGATCCCAATGTACAGGTCCGGGAAGTCATCGATCGTCTCGATCTTCGCGGACAGGTCCGCCCCTTTATACGCTGTACGGTCTGCAACGGGTTAATAGAGCCTGCTGACAGGGAAGAGGCGATGAACGAAGCTCCGGAGAAAGTCAGGACGTGGTGCGAGGAATATTTCAGGTGCAGTGCATGCGGAAAGCTCTACTGGAAGGGAACACACTTCGACAGTCTCGACCGGCTTGTCCGGGATATCACAGAGCCAGATTGTTCCTGATGGATGTCCTGGATCAGGTAGTCTCCGCCAGCGCGACCTCGCTGTATTCTGCTTTCAGTTCATCGAGTAGTTCCTTGACAGCCATGATCCTGTCGACTCTCCATGCGTTGGAGCCGGCGAATGTCACTCCATCCTGCATGTGTCCCTTCGCCGCGTCTGTGAGGGCCAGAGCTATGCAGTAACGGGCATTTTTGATGTCGCAGTTCCTGATGCACTGGTACATACATGTGTATGGTTTTTTAATCCCATTAGCCACATCGGAAATATACTGGTTCAGGATCGCGCGTCCCGGCAGTCCTACGGGACTGTCGATGATCCGCAGTTCTCCTTCTTTACATTCTACATAGGCCTGCTTGAAGTTGGGGTGGGCATCGCATTCATCGGTAGCGACAAATCTCGTACCCATCATCACTCCGGAGGCATTCATAGTTTCAAAGGCATCGAAGATATCTTTGCCCGTATAGATG
Encoded proteins:
- a CDS encoding MogA/MoaB family molybdenum cofactor biosynthesis protein, with the translated sequence MKVLVLTISDRASRGEYEDLSGPAVEKILLEGMEDTIVERSIVSDDGPAIENVLRASGTFDIILTTGGTGLGPRDVTPEATQRVCDRIIPGIGEYLRGESFRETKSAVLSRGTAGMIGKTIVVNMPGSVKGALFCAGLLVDILPHALAMARGEGH
- a CDS encoding Mut7-C ubiquitin/RNAse domain-containing protein, which gives rise to MEPARHRASFRFYAELNDFLPAQRRQRPFDYSFGGRPGIKDAVEAIGAPHPEVDLIIVNGVSVDFSYRLSDGDVVSVYPVFEALDITPIVRLRPTPLRETCFILDVHLGKLVRRLRLLGFDCAYDSQADDREIITRSISEHRIILTRDVAMLKSGDVTHGCWVRATDPNVQVREVIDRLDLRGQVRPFIRCTVCNGLIEPADREEAMNEAPEKVRTWCEEYFRCSACGKLYWKGTHFDSLDRLVRDITEPDCS
- a CDS encoding MOSC domain-containing protein produces the protein MKKRFRVLSVNISAEKGTVKKPADEARVIAGQGMKDDAHAGDWHRQVSLLAIEDIDTMRAKLPEISPGDFAENITTEGVDLPSLPVGTVLSIGDVKLEVTQIGKDCHAGCEILAKTGECVMPKRGIFARVLEGGVISSESAGSYDI